TCGGTCTCGATTAATCATTGCTTTTCAATTCTCCTTTAGAATAAAAGACAAACGGAAGATCGTGAATAAAACTTCCAATAAAGGATCGGCGGTAAATATGCGCATTTTGGAACGGTATCTTCTCAAAGAACTTATCATCCCTTACGGATTCACATTACTTGTTTCGCTTTTTTTGCTTACAATTGGTAGAATAATTCAAATAGCCAAATATCTTTTCCAGACATCGGTTACATTAAAAGATATTGCGGAACTCATTATCCTTGCTACTCCTCGCCTACTTACATACGCTCTTCCACTTACAAGTGCAGTCAGTATTGCTGTCGCTCTAAATCGATTGTCATCCTGTAATGAACTCATAGCCATTGAAGGAAGTGGTATCCCTATACGAAATCTTTCAAAACCATTCTGGCTATTTACAGCCTTCAATGTCCTTATAGCTATGGTTATAACTCTCACCATCCTTCATCACGCTAACACTCTATTTAGAGAGAAAATTGCAAACATAGGCAAATCAAGTGTCATGGTCATTTTCCAGGAAGGTATATTCATAGACTCACTTCCAGGATTTATACTGTATTTCCAAAAGGTATCACCCAGAAATTTTAGCGCCGAAGGGGTCTATATGGAAGATCTTCGAGATAAGAATACAAACATTACAATAGTAGCCCAAAAAGCTTTACTCAATTACGATCAAGACCAAGGCGCTATTGTTTTAGACCTACAGAAAGGAACTATTATCAGAATTTCCAGGCATGAGTCGGGTCAGGTAGTTGAATTTGAACAATACAGTTTGACGATTTCTGTTGGAGAGATTTTTAGAGAACTCTCAAAGGCGAGTTCTACAAAATGGGAAATGAATATGAAGGAACTATGGAATGCATCTCACACGGCAAGAACTAGGGAAGAACGCAGTCGGTATGGAATTGAATTTCACACACGTATAGTGATGCCCTTTCTCTCTATTATTCTGGGTATGATGATGGTTCCTTTTTTCAAAATTAGAGAGCTTGACAGATTTTCATCCAGAGCTTCCGCTTTTAAGGTTTTGATCGCATTTGGACTATTTTTGCTGTTCTATCTTATGATAACTCTTGGGAAAGGATTGGCGGAAAACGGGGTTATAAGCCCGGCCATGGCTGTTTATGGACCTGCTGGTATTTTCCTTTCATGGTTTGTTTACCTGTGGAAAAGGGGGCATCAACGAGTTAAACACGAAAGAGGGTTAGGATCTATATCAGACGGTCAAATTATTACATCTGCTGATGACGAAATACTTCATTCTAAGCATGCTAAAAGGAAGCCTTGAATGAAGATAATCTATGGTTACATTCTGCGGGTTTTTGGAAAGTTTTTGTTCATTGTCATGGTTTCAGCCCTAACCCTTTTTATTGCGGTGGATTTTTCCGAAAAATTTGACGACCTCATGGAAGCGTCGGTTTCATGGCTCGATATTACCAAATACTTTGCTTGTAAAATTCCTTCGATAATTAAGGATGTTACAATCCCTGTTGTTGCTGTTGGCACGCTTGTCGCCTATGAAGTTCTTACTCATCGTCGCGAGATATTAGCTATTCACGCATCGGGCATTTCTCCTCGCCGCTACGTAAAAACTATCATTCTAGTCAGTTTAGTGATATCGATTGGCTATCTGGGATTCATTGACACTGTGGAACGTCCATTAAGGATCCAGGCGAAAACATTTTGGTCAGAACGCATTAAAAAACTTTCTGATCAAGCTCTCACCTTCAAGCAAATTAAGAAAGGGGAAATATGGTATGCTACACGGCATATAATTTGCCACATCATGTATTATGATCCTAACAGTAAGAGTTTTCATGGAGTTTCCATAAGCCTTGTTGACGACGATTTTAAAATCCGCCGAAAGATCAATACAGCCGTTATGACATG
This genomic interval from Thermodesulforhabdaceae bacterium contains the following:
- a CDS encoding LptF/LptG family permease yields the protein MRILERYLLKELIIPYGFTLLVSLFLLTIGRIIQIAKYLFQTSVTLKDIAELIILATPRLLTYALPLTSAVSIAVALNRLSSCNELIAIEGSGIPIRNLSKPFWLFTAFNVLIAMVITLTILHHANTLFREKIANIGKSSVMVIFQEGIFIDSLPGFILYFQKVSPRNFSAEGVYMEDLRDKNTNITIVAQKALLNYDQDQGAIVLDLQKGTIIRISRHESGQVVEFEQYSLTISVGEIFRELSKASSTKWEMNMKELWNASHTARTREERSRYGIEFHTRIVMPFLSIILGMMMVPFFKIRELDRFSSRASAFKVLIAFGLFLLFYLMITLGKGLAENGVISPAMAVYGPAGIFLSWFVYLWKRGHQRVKHERGLGSISDGQIITSADDEILHSKHAKRKP
- a CDS encoding LptF/LptG family permease, yielding MKIIYGYILRVFGKFLFIVMVSALTLFIAVDFSEKFDDLMEASVSWLDITKYFACKIPSIIKDVTIPVVAVGTLVAYEVLTHRREILAIHASGISPRRYVKTIILVSLVISIGYLGFIDTVERPLRIQAKTFWSERIKKLSDQALTFKQIKKGEIWYATRHIICHIMYYDPNSKSFHGVSISLVDDDFKIRRKINTAVMTWGGNQWIAENATIIDFEKEGASLKKVASLPIEIQETPADLSIFQTPMEDLSIRDIIHVISLMHREGVNFQSYLMELMLRLANALAIVVSVALAIAILARYSRCSLRSEVKSGVYAIIGFGLFFGLFQLGVGLAASSSVPMFLGVWGGHIAAVAIALLLLSK